TCGAAGCAGCGGGAGTCCGCCAAGCCCGGGAAGCGGGCCAGGACGGACTCCACGTCCGGGCAAGATGTCACCGGTTCGGCCGATTCCTCGGCGGACGCAAGCTCCCGAACAGCCAAAACCCGGCAAACCACCAGTAACTCTCAGTGAGCACCTCGCGCTCGACGGCACGGTCACGGTAACGTTGACCGAGTTCGACGTCGCCCGGGAGGCAACAGAATGAACCGGCTGGTGCGCGGCGAAGACGGTCGCCATTGGGTGGTCCGTGCCCAGATGGAGTGGCGGGCTCCCGCCACTGCTGACGATTTCGAACACGACGTCGCGGGCAGTTACGGACCTGGCATCGCGATGATCGTGGTCATGGGGTTCCTGGTGATCGCGCTGGTGGTGTGGACGCCGGACGTGGTCAAGGTGCCCGCGTGGGTGCTGCTGGCGTTGCTGCTGGTGGTGCTGTTCTTCCCGCTGCGGTGGATCCTGCGCCGCCCGTGGACGGTGGTCGCCGAAACCGAGGGCGACGTCGCGGGCGACCGGCCGTCGGAGCGCTGGGTCGGCACGATCCGCGGCATGTTCACTGTGTCCGGCGAGGTGAAGCGGATCTCGAAGACGATCCAGCGGCATTCGCTCCCGGACTTCGACGGTCCGCTGCACCCGGTCGAATAGACCTGGCCGGAACCGGGCCGGCGCGCGAGACTGGTGCCATGCCCGAGTTGCCCGAGGTCGAAGCACTGGCCCACCACCTGCGCGAACACGCCGTGGGGAGCACCGTTTTCCGGCTGGACGTCGCGTCGCTGAGCGTGCTGAAGACCGCGATGCCGCCGTACACCGAGCTGCACGGTCGCGAGATCACCGGCGCGACTCGGCATGGCAAGCATCTGGACGTGGTGCTGGGCGATCTGCACCTGGTGGTCCATCTGGCGCGCGCGGGGTGGCTGCGCTGGTCGGACGCGCTGTCTCCCGCTCCGTTGAAGCCGGGGAAGGGGCCGATCTCGCTGCGGGTGCATCTGGAGTCGGCTTCCGGGCCTGGCTTCGATCTGACCGAGGCGGGGACGAAGAAGGGGCTCGCGGTGTGGATCGTCGCGGATCCTGCCGAGGTGGCCAGTGTGGCGCGGTTGGGGCCGGATGCGTTGGCCGTCGATGCTTCGCAGTTGCGGGAATTGTTCCAGGGGAAGGGAACTCGGCTGAAGTGGGCGTTGACTGATCAGTCTTTGATCGCGGGGATCGGGAACGCTTATTCGGACGAGATCATGCATCGGGCGAAGTTGTCGCCTTATGCGACTGTGGGGAAGTTGGACGAGGGTGCGTTAGAGGTTTTGGCCGAGGCTATCCGCGAGGTGGAGACGGACGCGGTTTCCCGGTCGGTGGGGCAGAAGGCGGCTCGGTTGAAGGGGGAGAAGCGGTCTGGGCTGCGGGTGCATGCCCGGACTGGGCTGCCTTGTCCGGTGTGCGGGGACACTATTCGGGAGATTTCGTTTGCGGATAAGTCGTTTCAGTATTGTGCGACTTGTCAGACTGGGGGGAAGCCGTTGGCTGATCGGCGGATGTCTCGGTTGTTGAAGTAGTTCCTCGGGTTCGGCTCGTCGCCCTGGCGGGCGACATTGCTTTTGGTGGGTTGCGTGGGGCACCCCGAAGTTTGATTGTGCTGACGGGCGGTGGGTGCTTGTCAAGGCGGGAAAGATGCCTTGACAAGCACCCACCGCCCGCAGGGAGGCTTCGTATCGGGGTTGGGGGAGGGCTGGGTGCCCCCGGAGTTGGGTGCGTCGGCGGCGGTTTGGTTGGTGCCTCGATGGTTGGGTGCATCGGCGGCGGTTTGGTTGGTGCCGATGGTTGGGTGCGTCGGCGGCGGTTTGTTGCGCGGCTCTGGTGTTGCTGCTTTGAGTGGGGCGGCGTGCGCTGGTAGCGCCCCAATGCCACATTGGGTGCATCTCGGCGGTGGCGGCGTCGTGAAGGTTCCCCTCACTGCGCTGGCGTGCCGTGAGGGGAACCCTGAAGGACCTGGGTCGGAGCCATCGGCGAGCATCAGGGGCACCGTCACATCGTCAGGCCTCGCCTCACGTCGCCGGGAGTTGACCTCACGCCCTCGGGCCTTGGCCTTGCCGGAAGCGGCCACCCGTCCCAGGCCGGAACCTAAGACCCACCATCCGCACTAGCCAAGCAATGAAGGGTCCCTTCACCCCTGACCTTCCGTAGTGATGAAGGGTCCCTTCACCCCACTCCTCGGCGACTCACGGCCACCGCCACCACCCGAATGGCGCAAGATCCTCACGCTCACCGGGAGTGACGGTAGGGTTTGCCCACCCTCGGTCGTCGCTACTGGACAGAAAGTGGGAAGCAGACCTTGCACCCGGTCGGTCGAGCGCAGAGCATGGACGTCGTGTCCGACTTCCCCTACGCGCTGGTCGTCCCGTGGGTCCTGGTCGGCATCCTGGTGATCGTGGTGCTGGTCCTCGCCTTCCGGGCGCGCCGGCCCAAGGGGGTCATCCAGGACGCCGTTCTCCAGGCCGTCCATCGGATGTCCAAGGCCACGCCCAACTTGCGGGCGGGGCTCGACGAGGAGGCCGCCAACCGGATGACGGCGGAGCTGCTCGAGGTGCTCGACTGTCTCGCCGTCGGCATCACGGACAGTGAAGGCACGCTGCTGTCCTGGGCGGGCGAGGCCACCGATCACTACCTGGACGTCGTCGACGACATCGGGACCGCGTTGCGCAAGCACCGGCGCGCCGTGGCCGACCACAACAAGATGCCGTGCAATCACCGCGGCACCTGCAAGATGAAGACCGCCGCGATCGTGCCCATTCTCGTCGAGGGCGAGGCCGAGGCGACGCTGATCGTCGTCGGGCGCACGCGCGGCAAGCTGGTGCAGATGGCCGAGGCCGTCGGCCAGTTCGTTTGCACGCAGTTCGAGCTCGCGCGGCTCGAAGAATCTCGAAACCAGCTGCAGCAGGCGGAAATCAAGGCACTGCGCGCGCAGATCTCGCCGCACTTCGTCTACAACGCGCTCAACACGATCTCCGCGCTCATCCGCACCGATCCGGAGGAAGCGCGCGAACTGCTGCAGGACTTCGCCGACTTCACGCGCTATTCGTTCCGCACCTCCGGCATGTACACCACGCTCGCCGAGGAACTGCGCAACATCGACCGGTACCTGACGATCGAGAACGCGAGGTTCGGCGGCCGCCTCGAGGTGCGGATGAAGATCGCGCCCGAGGTGCTGAGCGTCGTGGTGCCGTTCCTGATCATT
The nucleotide sequence above comes from Amycolatopsis sp. AA4. Encoded proteins:
- a CDS encoding DUF983 domain-containing protein translates to MNRLVRGEDGRHWVVRAQMEWRAPATADDFEHDVAGSYGPGIAMIVVMGFLVIALVVWTPDVVKVPAWVLLALLLVVLFFPLRWILRRPWTVVAETEGDVAGDRPSERWVGTIRGMFTVSGEVKRISKTIQRHSLPDFDGPLHPVE
- a CDS encoding Fpg/Nei family DNA glycosylase, with amino-acid sequence MPELPEVEALAHHLREHAVGSTVFRLDVASLSVLKTAMPPYTELHGREITGATRHGKHLDVVLGDLHLVVHLARAGWLRWSDALSPAPLKPGKGPISLRVHLESASGPGFDLTEAGTKKGLAVWIVADPAEVASVARLGPDALAVDASQLRELFQGKGTRLKWALTDQSLIAGIGNAYSDEIMHRAKLSPYATVGKLDEGALEVLAEAIREVETDAVSRSVGQKAARLKGEKRSGLRVHARTGLPCPVCGDTIREISFADKSFQYCATCQTGGKPLADRRMSRLLK
- a CDS encoding sensor histidine kinase, with the protein product MDVVSDFPYALVVPWVLVGILVIVVLVLAFRARRPKGVIQDAVLQAVHRMSKATPNLRAGLDEEAANRMTAELLEVLDCLAVGITDSEGTLLSWAGEATDHYLDVVDDIGTALRKHRRAVADHNKMPCNHRGTCKMKTAAIVPILVEGEAEATLIVVGRTRGKLVQMAEAVGQFVCTQFELARLEESRNQLQQAEIKALRAQISPHFVYNALNTISALIRTDPEEARELLQDFADFTRYSFRTSGMYTTLAEELRNIDRYLTIENARFGGRLEVRMKIAPEVLSVVVPFLIIQPLVENAVKHGLASKPSGGCVTVIARDDGHEALITVEDDGIGMDPRQLTDLRNAHRTGAHVGLGNINQRMRQVFGEDYALTVETAPGAGMKVALRVPKFKLGVRPNMPDYSADVPPQPPAPLEPEPEPDGVHGSRSGMLPAH